One part of the Glycine soja cultivar W05 chromosome 11, ASM419377v2, whole genome shotgun sequence genome encodes these proteins:
- the LOC114374323 gene encoding uncharacterized protein LOC114374323 isoform X2, which translates to MENRNTGSDAGDVSSATAVLLGALAPGVNGPTWITLKSTFLLLGLCLAVMLALAFSSSDSWLIFHVAFLVLICLTLFLLLSWFLTQTGLVSVEHQMREMGLENLKSK; encoded by the exons ATGGAAAACCGGAACACAGGATCAGATGCTGGAGATGTATCTTCAGCCACAGCAGTTCTCCTTGGAGCTTTAGCTCCTGGTGTTAAT GGTCCTACATGGATTACTTTAAAGTCCACTTTTTTATTGCTGGGTCTCTGTCTTGCTGTTATGCTGGCCTTAGCATTCTCTTCCAGTGATTCATGGTTGATTTTCCATGTTGCATTCCTTGTTCTAATTTGCCTCACCCTCTTCTTGCTTCTCAGCTG GTTTCTTACACAAACCGGTTTAGTCTCTGTTGAACATCAAATGCGCGAGATGGGCTTAGAGAACCTAAAGAGCAAATGA
- the LOC114374323 gene encoding uncharacterized protein LOC114374323 isoform X3, producing MENRNTGSDAGDVSSATAVLLGALAPGVNGPTWITLKSTFLLLGLCLAVMLALAFSSSDSWLIFHVAFLVLICLTLFLLLSWTIGDPYIHTVADSFFIQ from the exons ATGGAAAACCGGAACACAGGATCAGATGCTGGAGATGTATCTTCAGCCACAGCAGTTCTCCTTGGAGCTTTAGCTCCTGGTGTTAAT GGTCCTACATGGATTACTTTAAAGTCCACTTTTTTATTGCTGGGTCTCTGTCTTGCTGTTATGCTGGCCTTAGCATTCTCTTCCAGTGATTCATGGTTGATTTTCCATGTTGCATTCCTTGTTCTAATTTGCCTCACCCTCTTCTTGCTTCTCAGCTG GACAATTGGAGACCCCTACATCCACACTGTAGCCGATTCTTTCTTCATTCAATGA
- the LOC114374323 gene encoding uncharacterized protein LOC114374323 isoform X1: MENRNTGSDAGDVSSATAVLLGALAPGVNGPTWITLKSTFLLLGLCLAVMLALAFSSSDSWLIFHVAFLVLICLTLFLLLSWPLCVPFMRKIAKRRIKRKCMLYHYGICISKF, encoded by the exons ATGGAAAACCGGAACACAGGATCAGATGCTGGAGATGTATCTTCAGCCACAGCAGTTCTCCTTGGAGCTTTAGCTCCTGGTGTTAAT GGTCCTACATGGATTACTTTAAAGTCCACTTTTTTATTGCTGGGTCTCTGTCTTGCTGTTATGCTGGCCTTAGCATTCTCTTCCAGTGATTCATGGTTGATTTTCCATGTTGCATTCCTTGTTCTAATTTGCCTCACCCTCTTCTTGCTTCTCAGCTG GCCACTTTGTGTTCCCTTCATGAGGAAGAttgcaaagagaagaataaaaaggAAATGCATGTTGTATCATTATGGCATATGTATAAGTAAATTCTAG
- the LOC114374323 gene encoding uncharacterized protein LOC114374323 isoform X4 — protein MENRNTGSDAGDVSSATAVLLGALAPGVNGPTWITLKSTFLLLGLCLAVMLALAFSSSDSWLIFHVAFLVLICLTLFLLLSCLHPCGV, from the exons ATGGAAAACCGGAACACAGGATCAGATGCTGGAGATGTATCTTCAGCCACAGCAGTTCTCCTTGGAGCTTTAGCTCCTGGTGTTAAT GGTCCTACATGGATTACTTTAAAGTCCACTTTTTTATTGCTGGGTCTCTGTCTTGCTGTTATGCTGGCCTTAGCATTCTCTTCCAGTGATTCATGGTTGATTTTCCATGTTGCATTCCTTGTTCTAATTTGCCTCACCCTCTTCTTGCTTCTCAGCTG TTTGCATCCTTGTGGAGTCTAA